The Candidatus Dependentiae bacterium genomic interval GATAATGATCTTCGACGGTAATCAATTTTTTACCCGACGCTTGCGCAACCTTAATGATCGTTTCATGGTCAAGAGGTTTAATAGAATACAAATCAATCACTGCAACCGATATGAGTTGCTCTTGAAGTTTTTCGTAAGCCTTGAGGGCTTCAAAAAGAGTAACGCCTGCACCGACAATGCACAGTTGATCTTCATCACTTTGACGCACTACTTTGCAACCACCGATATAAAATTCTTCCTGCCAATCATAGATCACTGGCGTTGTCATGCGCGTTGTGCGCAGATAACTTATGCCGCGGTCGTATGCTACCATTTGTTCCACCAATCTATAGGTACACATCGCATCACTCGGATATAACACAATAGAATTTGGTAGTGCACGCATCTGCGCAATGTCTTCCAACGCCATTTGAGACGGCCCATCCTCTCCAATTGAAACACCTGCATGCGACCCGACCAAACGCAGTGTAGCACTACCAATTGCAGCCATACGAATTTGGTCGTGTGCACGAGTTAGAAAACATCCAAAGGTAGAAATGAACGGAATCTTGCCACGGCGATTCAGGCCAACGCCCATGCTCACCATATTTTGTTCAGCAATAAAACATTGGAAAAATCGATCGGGAAATTTTTCTTCAAAAAATTCAGCACCAGTAGAATTTTTTACTTCAGCATCAAGACTCACTACCGTATTACATGCAACGCCTGCAGCTCTGAGAGCATGGCCATAGGCAAAACGCGTAGCGACCTGTTCTCCTAATGTATAATGAGGGACCGTGAGTTCTTTCAAACATGATTGTTCGGTCCCATTAGATTTTTCAGGCACCGTAGGTTGCCAAGCAAAAGCTGCATCATCAAATTGTGCTGCCTCTAAAAATCGTTGTTTAAGATTTTCTAGAATACCAGGCAGCTCGTCTTTGGAAAATGATTTGCCATGAAACCCTTCTTTATCTTGCGCAACATCAATGCCATACCCTTTTAATGTCTTGGCTATAATAATAGTTGGGCCTTCTTGATGCTCACGCGCTTTATCAAGCGCCCCCATGATTTGTTCCATGTCATGACCATCAACAATAATGGTATTCCAACCAAAAGCTTGGAATTTATTTGCATAGCGCTGTGCATGGTGACCATGCATTGTCTCGGTACTTTGCCCAAGACGATTACAATCTACAAGACCAATGAGGTTGTTGAGTTTATAATAAGCTGCAATTTCTGCAGCTTCCCACACAGAACCTTCTGCGACTTCACTGTCACCCATAAGAACATAGGTTTTGAAATTTCGTTTATCCAAACGCCCACTCAATGCCATGCCGGCACCAATTGAAAGCCCCATACCAAGAGAACCCGTTGCCGCCTCTGACCAAGGAAACCGCAACGTTGGATGCCCTTCGAGCACCGAATCAAACTTACGATAGGTTAATAGCTCATCCTCGGTCAAAACTCCCGCTTCCTTCCATGCGGCATAAAGCACCGGTGATGCATGCCCTTTGGACAAAATGAAGCGATCATTATTTTGATTGTCAGGGTTATGACGTTCGTACCGCATTGCATAAAAAAATAATGCCGATACAAGATCGGCTGCAGAAAGCGCTGAAGTCGGATGGCCCGAACCCGCAACGGTTGTCATTTTCAACGAAGAAACACGCAGTTGATATGCGTTGTGTTCAAGAAATTTTTTGAGTGTAGACATAGGTTTTTAATGCCCCAGAAAAAAAGTATACCACATAGTAATGGGCACTA includes:
- a CDS encoding transketolase gives rise to the protein MSTLKKFLEHNAYQLRVSSLKMTTVAGSGHPTSALSAADLVSALFFYAMRYERHNPDNQNNDRFILSKGHASPVLYAAWKEAGVLTEDELLTYRKFDSVLEGHPTLRFPWSEAATGSLGMGLSIGAGMALSGRLDKRNFKTYVLMGDSEVAEGSVWEAAEIAAYYKLNNLIGLVDCNRLGQSTETMHGHHAQRYANKFQAFGWNTIIVDGHDMEQIMGALDKAREHQEGPTIIIAKTLKGYGIDVAQDKEGFHGKSFSKDELPGILENLKQRFLEAAQFDDAAFAWQPTVPEKSNGTEQSCLKELTVPHYTLGEQVATRFAYGHALRAAGVACNTVVSLDAEVKNSTGAEFFEEKFPDRFFQCFIAEQNMVSMGVGLNRRGKIPFISTFGCFLTRAHDQIRMAAIGSATLRLVGSHAGVSIGEDGPSQMALEDIAQMRALPNSIVLYPSDAMCTYRLVEQMVAYDRGISYLRTTRMTTPVIYDWQEEFYIGGCKVVRQSDEDQLCIVGAGVTLFEALKAYEKLQEQLISVAVIDLYSIKPLDHETIIKVAQASGKKLITVEDHYLQGGLGEAVTYALRNADITIECLAVTQLPRSGKPQELLAWAGIDAAGIVKKALALLGRNAQ